From the Salvelinus alpinus chromosome 12, SLU_Salpinus.1, whole genome shotgun sequence genome, the window GGGTAAACGTGTGGAGCTGGCTGAACCAGTCCACTCGGCCAAACTGAAACAGGAGATAATGTTACTGAGAGGACTGTGGAAGCTTCAGAGTCAGTGTCAACAGTAAATAATGGAACAAATTACTTAATTCCTTAGAGATAAACAAAGAGGTGACAGCGATGGTGGCTATTACATAATAAAACAAACTAGATCAACCATGACTGTTGATTAATTAGGAATGTTTACAGTGACATCATCCTGTAGTTCTGTTCTTAGACTCACAACAGCACCCTCActctcaccaccaccaccccatcctctcgtcctctctctcacccgttCAACTCCCACTCCATTCCACCCcatcctctcgtcctctctctcacccgttCAACTCCCACTCCATTCCACCCCatcctctcgccctctctctcacccGTTCAACTCCCACTCCATTCCACCCcatcctctcgtcctctctctcacccgttCAACTCCCACTCCATTCCACCCcatcctctcgtcctctctctcacccgttCAACTCCCACTCCATTCCACCCcatcctctcgtcctctctctcacccgttCAACTCCCACTCCATTCCACCCcatcctctcgtcctctctctcccccattcaACTCCCACTCCATTCCACCCcatcctctcgtcctctctctcccccgttcaACTCCCACTCCATTCCACCCcatcctctcgtcctctctctcacccgttCCACTCCCACTCCATTCCACCCCATCTGCTCATCCTCTCTCACCCCTTCAACTCTCCCTCCATTTTACCCCATTCTTCTGTCTTGCCTTTCCATTCAACACACCCACCAATGCTCCTGAGCTTCACcatggagagaagggagggggctAAGAGAAAGTATAGCGGGAGGGTAGGTTTCTTTTGTTTTTCACAGTTCTcggagagagggatggtgagagaataggagggagagtggggtgagagaggggggtgtgAGCCATGGTTTAAAAGGAGCATGGAATTCCCCCTCTGAGTTAGCGCTCACCTGGCCCCTCCCACATGTCTTTCTAGAGTATAAAGCCTTACACAGGTATATCCAGCGGCAGGTGTATCTATGAAACTAGAGCGAGAGAAATAAAAGGAGAGAGACAAGGTAGAGAAGGAGATAAACCGTGGAGTATATTGACGAACTCTTGGAGTGAATCACTAACACTGGACTCTAAAACAAACAGTGGATTATTATTGATCTAACACATTCTCATCGCTGCCTGTCGGTTGCGTCATAATCAGGTACGTGCGGAAGTGGAGGTGCTCTTTGGGGAGTGATGGGGTGGTTGCTTGTGTCTGAGGTCACATGAACCTTTGCAGCATGTTTTGAAGAAATCTCCAATTGATTGATCCAATTTATGTTGACATATCTGTAAAATATTGGGGAAAGTCAGTTTATATTAATCCACAGCAGAGGAAAGAAAACAAAGACTGGTGTGTATTCACACACAGCCAAAGATGTTGCATTCATGACCCACTTCAAACAGTGAATACAATAAGGCATGGGTGAAAAGTTTTACTGTCACATCAATTTCCAAATGTTTAATGTTGATCATCCTTCTACATGCATCAAATGGCTCACTCAATTATCTCCTGGTTACAGCAACTATACTACCAACCATCttaatataattattatatttGTTAATTAATCTATATCCACAAACAGCATCCTGACTGTACATAAATGTGTTTCTCTCCTGGTTGCAGAGAGCCCATGTCGTCTGCCAGTGAGCTTTGTAGGATCCTGACCAACGACAACTTGACCATGTACCAGACTGGAAGCTCCGAGCCCCTGCAGCCTCAGCCGCTGCAGCCCAGCCTCACCACCGTGTCTCTGCACGCCACAGGAGACCTGCTGCAGCTCTCAGACCTCTCCACATGCAGCTCGAGCATACTGGGTGAGAACACAGTCTTATTTAtacttattttgtattttattaaatgttttattatacAACAAAAACATAAGTCTCAATATACTGAAAAATGATGCATTGCACCAGATTTAGCTAACTACAAATGTTCATCTGCAGTCACCTGGGCGCTATAGGTATCTTATACCAATGCCTCTTTATAATCACCTAGCAGGTGAAAACATTATGATATCTATAGAGGGGAAAAAATACACCTAAACTGATTGACAGAAAAGGAGGATGTGTAATTTTCTCTGCTTTGTTATCAGCATGTGGGACAATTTAGTCCTTGATATGTACTTTTGTGTTGATCACCTGGGAAACCACAGTGTGGATGTGTGTAATCGATTCTGTGGGGATCTTTATTCAGTCAGGAGTTTTAGCGGTTCTTTAGTTTTGGTCACCTTGTTGGCTGGTGAAGTCTGTGGATATTTCCCATTGTCTCACCCTGGAAGAGACATGTCTGTTGACTGAGCCTGGCAGACACTCAGTCAAAGACCATAGTAAAACATATGTCCTTTACCCAAACTCCCAGACAGACAGGGGATTGGCTGAACCTTGCAATGACCTAATTTAGAAGGCTGTTAAATCATTAACTGGGACAATGTTTTGTCTTAAATTGAGGAATGTTTTTCATCTTTCAGATGCCTCAAGCTTTATTTTACTTGCCCTGGCCTAGCCAGTGATAAGTTGTGATTTGAACTGTTTAGGTAGTTGAGGTAGTGTTTTACGACACAAGGGAGACATAAACTAGAGACAGGCGTTCTGACTCCCTTAAACCACAAACTCAGGTTTCACAGATCAGGAGCTGGGTTCTTGTGTGGTTTGGCACTTCATTGAAAGGCTCCAGTTAGTCAGTATCTTGTGGTTTAACTGGCTGGTTAGATTGACAAGGTTTCTTATGGCTCATTGACAGATTGTTGAATCTCAAAAGAGGGATTGTGATTTTACAAGAACAGCATCATGCCtaacacacatgacacacacacacactcactccacaAATCTAacaccccttcctcctctgtatCCCCCTCTAGTTCAATGGTATGACCAGAACCCTCAGTACTGGAGCAAGCAGAACGTGTTGGAGTGGATCAGCTTCTATGTGGAGGGCAATAAGTTTGATGCCAGCATACTGAGCCTATCCTGCTGCTTCATGGACGGATCCACGCTCTGCCAACTGACCAGAGATCAGCTGTTAAACATGTTTGGAATGTCCCTCGGGGCTCAGCTCTACCAAAGCCTGATGGAACTCAAGGCCAAATACGGTAAGGATCTGACAGAAGTGAATTGAATAAACATTATTGATGATCCTCAAAACGACAGCAGAAGCATGCATTTGGTAATGATTCAgtcatttaatttatttttgtgGTCCAGATCTAAATGAGACCTGTAAGCTCCTGGACAACTTCCTGCATGAGTTTCTAGACTTTCCTCTGCTCAGCACAGTAGAAGTAAATGAAGGTAAACACATCCTCTTGTCTCTTCTTCACACTTCCTATCTCAGACTGACAAACCAAAGCCTTGAGTGTCAAATGGACACATTTGTTTACGTTGTGATGTTACTGTTACAGTTGTGAAGGAGACCAGCTACAACGACTTCTCACACGTCTTCAAGAACTTCAACTTCAATAACATGAAGCCGCTCAGCGACCACGGATACGAGTCCGACAGCATGCACAGCTCCTCGTCAGGTGAGTGGTGTCCCCCTTTTCTCTTCTTCTCATTTGTCATCTCTCCACCCGTCCTCACTCCTCTCATCTCTGTTCCCCCAATTCTTCTCACATCACTGAATCAGTATGTGATTGGTCTGGCCTGTATCACTGAGCCCAAGGCCTAATTCATCGATCAAGGCAGGATGAAGGAGCGGCCATATTGAAAGTgtattccctcctctctccctgcccccagGTGGAATGTTCAGCTTCCAGAACCCCAGCTCTCCAGAATCCAGGAGCAGTGAGTCCGACCCAGAGTTCTCCTACCCTCAGATAGCCAGTGAGTACAACTTTTCCTAAGTGGACTTAACAATCTTGAACTTCCGGTGGTGGTTGAGTATGATGGGTGAGCCTTTAAAGTGCATGTCTCTTTGAAAGCCAGTCTGTTATTCTAAACTTCTGAACCATTGTGTTTGACAGAAACGCAcataaagacagagaggggagagatgatgAAGAGGGGCAGAGGAAGACCTCCCAAACACAGCCACGATCCCAGACACTACCAGACCTCCAAGAAGAGCAAACATGGTGAGTGGCTCCTATCAttctaacatacacacacacacacacacacacatacacacacacatcaatgtcAACAACTGTTTTCAATGGTGCTCTGTAGAAGCATGGTTTTATCAGTAATGTGATTAGCATACATTTTGCATCGGGTACTGAAAACAGCCACAGTCAAAACATCACAGGTGTTTTTAGGTCATAGTCTGTTaaccacgtgcacacacacacacacacacacacacacacacacacacacacacacacacacacacacacacacacacacacacacacacacacacacacacacacacacacacacacacacacacacacatgctgtgcACACGCGCACATACAGTATGCACATACacacgcttgcacacacacatacaaacataaacacacctgCTCTACCTCATCCTTGCTTGctttagcacacacacacctgtgctgTTCACACACACCTAActcttcctctcccctgtccccCGATAGCGCCCCGTGGGACCCACCTGTGGGAGTTCATTAGGGACATCCTGATCCACCCAGAGCTGAACCAGAACCAGGGACTGATGAAGTGGGAGGACCGCAGTGAGGGCGTCTTCAAGTTCCTCAAGTCTGAGGCTGTGGCCCAGCTGTGGGggcagaagaagaagaacagcAGCATGACATACGAGAAGCTCAGCCGCGCCATGAGGTAGGAAACCATGGTGATATAGCAGTACCGTCATGGCAACTAACCATGGAAACCCCAATCCTAGCAACCATGCTTGGCTTTTGGGGGCTAGCAAACTTAATAGAGTCAACCAGTTGAGGATGGCGTTAGAAGATTGATAGAACAATGATAAAATGTCTGTGATAAACCATTGTCTTGTCATGAGACTAACCAGTGGCTCTCCTTCCTGCCTCCCTCTTATAGATACTACTACAAGAGAGAGATCCTGGATAGGGTGGACGGTAGACGGCTGGTCTATAAGTTTGGGAAGAACTCCACCGGCTGGAAGGTGGAAGAGACCGGGCTGCATGGCATGTGAGACACAAGAGTGGCGGGGGTGTTAACTGGACAGAGCAGTCCCTTCTGTCCTATTGTAGTGTAGATAGGACGACCCACTCTCTGGTCGACAGCCCTATACCTGAAATAATATAAAGACACTAACTTCTCTTCTTCCAGGGGAGGTGTTGCAGAAAAGCCAGTGTTTTTGGCTCCAGTAGGTTTTATGAACCAGTATTGATATTTTACTGTAACTAGTATGTTTGTATGTTTAACTGTGTATCTGGATTTTGGGTCAGGAATTGTTGTGGACCCCGCTTTGGGCCTGCAAGATGGTACGTCTGTTTTCAGTTATATTCTCCCTGGGATAGATAACGAGAAAAAGGCATTCATGATTGCATTTATATAAACACTTTATATTGTGTGGGAATAACTCACCTTATGTGTCACTATGACAACCACCTGGGTATATGGGCATTATAGTTTTTACCGTGGCAATTTCAGCACAAGGCACATATATTGCTTGTTTATTTATATGTTTTATATTTACTGAGGGACAGTAGCACTTAACTATAATTGTTCATGTCTAATTGCAAGACGGCTGGTTGCAAAACTTGTGACTTCTAAAATGAGCCATTGTTTAGAAtacaatcaaataacattttaattgTCACAAGAAGTGTAgacttgcagtgaaatgcttacttacaggtccaTTTCCAACAATGTGGAGTTAAAGATAAAGATGATATtgttttaaaatattttaaaaagagaAGAGCCTCATGTTGTGTTTTAACCTTGGTATTAAAGGGCTTGTGTTTAATGATAAACCTGATATGGAGACAACTGGAGgacaaaaaagagagagagaagagagagagagaggagtaacaaaatgAAGGGATACTCATTATAAACTATTGGTGACATGAAGTGTATTTCGCTGTTTCAGCATGAATGTTGTCTATAAAGTATATGTCCTTTATAGCCATATAAATCTTCATGTACCTCACCAGACCAGACCGACATCAAAACAGTATGTATTAATAATCAGTTTAAAACAAATCAATGACTCATCTCCTGTTCTATATAATTGTTTATTATGTTATTCAGCTGATCTTTTCTTCTAGATCACTCAATATCATGTGTATGAGAATTACATCTCACATTGTATCGTTTCTGATATATTTACACCCATGTATGTACAGAATattgttttattttctatttaaGAGTCTTTTTACGGAAATAAACTATGTTTGAAATAATgtaaatgtctgtgtgtgtttagtagAAATTGACTATGTTTTTGTGTCTGAAAACAAAAGCCATATAACACACTAATTGAGCTCAAATGTCCTTTGAATTAACTTATTGCAATCCACTCTGTGTAAAGCATaagctaaattactaaaatgtgaattgaaatatacactacatgaccaaaagtatgtgctcGTCGAATAttttattccaaaatcattggcattaatatggagttgttccccgctttgctgctataacagcctccactcttctgggaagactttccactatatgtttgaacattgctgcagggacttgcttcctttcagccacaagagcattagtgaggtcgaacactgatgttgggcgattaggcctggctcacagtcagtgttccaattcatcccaaaggtgttcgatggggttcaggTCAGGtcactgtgcaggccagtcaagttcttccacaccgatctcgacaaacattacattacattacatttacatttaagtcatttagcagacgctcttatccagagcgacttacaaattggtgcattcaccttatgatatccagtggatttctgtatggacctcgttttgtgcaCTGGGGGTATTGTTATGCTaaaataggaaagggccttccccaaactgttgccacaaagttggaagcacagaaccgtatagaatgtcattgtatgctgtagtgttaagatttcccttcactggaactaaggggcctgaactatgataaacagccccagactattattcctcctccaccaaactttacagttggcactatgcattgggacaggtagcgttctcctggcatccgccaaacccagatttgtccatcggactgccagatggtgaagcgtgattcatcactccagagaacgcgtttccacactgctccagaatccaacgtttggcattgtgcatgttgatcttaggcttgtgtgtggctgctcggccatggaaacccatttcatgaagctcctgacgggCAGTTATTGTGCCGTTCTTGCTCATTGACatttacacttcacaataacagcacttacagttgaccggggcagctctggcaaggtagaaatttgacaaactgacttgttgggaaggtggcatcctatgacggtgccacgttgaaagtcactgagctcttcagtaaggtcattctactgccaatgcttgtctatggagattgcatggctgtgtgctcaattctaTACAGCTGTCAAcaacggttgtggctgaaatagccgaatccactcatttgaatgggtgtccacatatttttgtatatatagtgtatactcGAGGACACGCAATTTGGATCCAATTTACTCTTCACATCTGAGTGTCATGGCTGATGTTTGGGAATTTAACAAGGAAACTCAGACTCTTTCAGTCAGTGCCCTCTGTCAGGGTGTAACGAAGACGCAGGGAGTCAGGAGTTTAATAGTGacgaacaatacaaaacaagcgaATCAACGCTGCCTGATGAGTAATGATACAGAAAAAGGGGAAGTAATCAGggtagtgatgaagtccaggtgtgcctaatgatgGGTGGTTAGTAAACCGGTGTTGTCGACCGCTGGAGAGGGAGTAGATGTTACACAGGGCCTCGCCTTAATTTCTCATCTGGAGTGTGAATCTGTCAGCAGTGTAGTCACTCTTCTCCTGCCAACCACTATCAGACAAGACAATAAATACAGACTGCATTTTCATATCCAAAGTTATTACGTAACATTGAAACACTATTTTGCACCTGTCTCTCAGTTGCATTTGTCTCTGGTTGACACAGGCGTACACTTATAGTCCTCCTAGAGTAACCATCGTTCTGGCGACAGTAATTACTGATAGACCACCATCGTCCTGGTGACAGTAATTATTGATAGGTATTGTCTGTGTTTTCTTTTTTACATCAACCCTTCTGGTTTGCAACGACACAACAGTGAGCTTGGCTCTTCATTATGATCCATCAGTACATTTACAGACTCAATTGAAATGTATTTTCTGAGAGGACATAGAGGTATGTGACATCTGGGGCAATTCTCAGACGACGGACCATAACTGCTGATTACACATGCACGcatgtacgtacacacacagcaTTCTGGATTGAATGGAGACTACTCGACTGGCGAATGTGTTGGTTTAAACTCCCTTTTTCGCTAAATTGAACTAAATTGAACTTGCaactgttgttgtcatgttgtaaaAAACACCACCCAACCGTGACAGGGTTTCTGTCtatgagagtgagagtgtgtgtcacACATGTTTAAGGGCACGCGATCCGTGTGGAGTGGATGTGGTGCGATCCGTGTGGACAGTGGTGGGGCCTGTTTGAGTTGTTGTGTTGCGTTGCGTTGTAATGTTTCAAAGGCCAGACACCAGACTATAGATGTGTGTTACTTTTCACAAAGGCTCCATTGTTGCCGAGCGACAGTTGCGGTTGAGTTGGGGGTCAATTGCTGCCTCGTGATTTACACCTCAGTCGGATCCTCACTCCCTCACCTgaaatattcacacacacacactcaagaaaGACATAACTACACTCTGGCAGGAGATTTCTTGGCATTCCATTTGTGTTGCCTACCGTCCAGTagattttcactccaaccctagtctagcgcacctgattctaataattagctggttgataagctgattTAGGTTTGTTCCTGTCCAAATCAAGGTCATACCATCTTCAGGCCTGACTTACTGAATAATTACATCTATTACCGTCTAGAAACAATGGAACATCCAACATTAACTTCATTCATTTGTGGTCCATTGTTTCATTAAGGTCACAGTTTAAAGTGTACAGAAATCAGTGATGTGGTTTTCCCCATGTAGAAAACAATACTAAAATGCCTTTCAACTTTAACAAATAAGGATTTAAAAGATCTCACTAATTCCCTCATCGCTAATGTCAAGGATAATTGAATTCATCAACAGCAGCTTGTGTACTTAAACAGTCCaggcacacacaagcacacattcCCACACCTTAGTGTGGTGACAAAGGGTATCTGCACCTCCCTGCTAGATAAACATACCTGTCCAACAGGTGTATTTGGCTGCCTTTCAAAATGTGACTCCAGCACGTAGCTTACTGGAACTCTTCAGTCTGCTGCCAGGAAAATcatggagagggggtgggggcacagctttcatatatatatatatatgtgtgtgtgtgtgtgtgtgtgtgtgtgtgtgtgtgtgtgtgtgtgtgtgtgtgtgtgtgtgtgtgtgtgtgtgtgtgtgtgtgtgtgtgtgtgtgtgtgtgtgtgtgtgtgtgtgtgtgtgtgtgtgtgtgtgtgtgtgtgagaaaaacTTGCAACTGATTTCCATAATGATTTTCCATGTTGCTACAACCCTTATTATAACGGCAAAATGAAACAGTTGTTCACCAAAAAATATTGTTCACATACTAGTGTTATTCAACACTGTTAATTAAAGGAATGAGTGGTTTTGGGAGGATTTTTCCTTCGCTCGGCAACAATGGAGCCTTTGTGAAAAGTAACACACATCTATAGTCTGGTGTCTGGCCTTTGAAACATTACAACGCAACACAACAACTCAAACAGGCCCCACCACTGTCCACATGCATCGCACCACATCCACTCCACACGGATCGCGTGCCCTTAAACATGCgtgacacacactctcactctcataGACAGAAACCCTGTCACGGTTGGGTGGTGTTTtttacaacatgacaacaacagttgagagagagagagatgtattgttgttctgattaatataattgttgtagttgttgttaattgtaatcccatgtccactactactattattattgctgttggtcccaccatttgtTGATATATAAATAGATATATAGTTTtttatatgtatactttgacaatgtaagtaataatgaacttgccatgtcaataaggtcaattgaattgaattaagagagagacagagacagagacagagagagagagagagagagagagagagagagagagagagagagagagagagagagagagagagagagagagagagagagagagagattattggTTGGTGGTCAGTCAACTATGGCCTTTTAAAAGTCACTCATTAAACAAATGTCAGTAACTTTCATTTTCTCCAAaagactcacacacaaacacatacagtacacacacacacgggccacTGATTAACCAGTTCAAGATAAGTTCAAGATAACATTCTTCCAGTGAAGTGTGAAAATGAAGTTAGTTTTTTGTTTGCTTTTTGTTTCACACAGTAACATATTTCTGCCTGCAACATAACATGAATAAACATTGTTGTATTGATTAATTTGCATAATACACTGTTCAAGTAAAGATCTGACCCATACTGTACGAACTTGAATGCGTGCCGACCCAGAGTAGAGTCTGTGTCTTATTACCTCATCAAAACACATGCCACCTCAGACATGGATCTAGTTCCAATGGCCCAGTCGGTTGGCGTTTTGACCAATGATTGATGTATATACTTGATGACTGATAGGGGGTGATGTGCTGAGACCAtcttgcctccatcttggcactcccccaccaGTGTTAAAAAAATCCTCCCAAACCACTCATTCCTttaatttacagtgttaaataacactagTATGTGAACAATATTTTGGGGTGAACAACTGTTTCATTTTGCCGTTATAATACGGTTTGTAGCAACATGGAAAATCATTATGGAAATCTGTTGTAGCTCAAGTCCACTACAAAATCCACAATGCGATGCTCTCTCTATGggcaggctggctggctagctagttaggtaACTACTTAGCAAACGGAGCTGCACAAAATAATACCAAAGACAATATCAGCATGTAACATACCTAGTTAGCTGTAAAATTGCCTAACAAACTGCACAATTAATTTAgtctcaccatgttcaacctgcagataGAAGTGCCTCACAGAGTGGAGTCTAACGTTCACAACGGCAGATATACTTTTGAAGAGATGGGAAACGTTGCCCATGCTACGCCAATGGGCTGCACGGTGCAATCTGGGTGATTCTTGGACAAGGAGCGCTCTCCGTAAAAACACAACATTAGCACGAATTTAGTcaacaagaagtacaacattacaaatattttccgagatgtgagataattaacttgctGTCTGGTAGCatcgtatagctttggaatcgtgaCATTATGTACTTTTGAGGAAACCTTTCTCGactgactttgagaagggattgcatgatgattagcttagcaaccgcatgacgcagcatgacaacgtgaacACGATTGGTAGACAGTCTGCTGCGTATCAGAGCAGCaataactcaccagcattaccatcagaaatacgactttcccgaattgcaGCCTTTGTTCCCCAGGACAATTGAACtcatcccagaggctgctccaagactcCGCTGGCAGAGAATAGGTATTCGGAGCGGATTTCTAgtctgactcaggaggcgtgcgCATCATCCACcacttccaagtatattacttgctaatgttcagtccctggacaataaagtagacgagctcagggtgaggatctccttccagagagacatcagggactgtaacatactctgtttcacagcaacatggctctctctggatatactgtgcccgtccatacagccagctgggttctcactacattgcacagacaggaataaagaactctccgggaagaagaaaggcggcggtgtatgtttcatgattaactactcattgtgtgattgtgataacctacaggaagtccttttgttcacctgacctagaataccttataatcaaatgccgaccgtattacctcccaagagaattctcttcggttatagtcacagacatgtaTATTCCCcatcaagccgataccacaacggccctcaaGAAC encodes:
- the LOC139536071 gene encoding ETS-related transcription factor Elf-3-like translates to MSSASELCRILTNDNLTMYQTGSSEPLQPQPLQPSLTTVSLHATGDLLQLSDLSTCSSSILVQWYDQNPQYWSKQNVLEWISFYVEGNKFDASILSLSCCFMDGSTLCQLTRDQLLNMFGMSLGAQLYQSLMELKAKYDLNETCKLLDNFLHEFLDFPLLSTVEVNEVVKETSYNDFSHVFKNFNFNNMKPLSDHGYESDSMHSSSSGGMFSFQNPSSPESRSSESDPEFSYPQIAKTHIKTERGEMMKRGRGRPPKHSHDPRHYQTSKKSKHAPRGTHLWEFIRDILIHPELNQNQGLMKWEDRSEGVFKFLKSEAVAQLWGQKKKNSSMTYEKLSRAMRYYYKREILDRVDGRRLVYKFGKNSTGWKVEETGLHGM